In the Acidovorax sp. A79 genome, one interval contains:
- a CDS encoding M20 aminoacylase family protein, with the protein MNVIDSIVTQAASIAAVRRDIHAHPELCFEEVRTADVVAQKLTEWGIPIHRGLGTTGVVGIVKGRDGGASGRAIGLRADMDALPMQEFNTFAHASKHQGKMHACGHDGHVAMLLAAAQHFARHRNFDGTVYLIFQPAEEGGGGAREMITDGLFEQFPMQAVYGMHNWPGMPVGQFAVSPGPVMASSNEFKITIRGKGSHAALPHNGIDPVPIACQMVQAFQTIISRNKKPVDAGVISVTMVHAGEATNVVPDSCELQGTVRTFSIEVLDLIEKRMKQVAEHTCAAHDATCEFHFHRNYPPTVNSPAEADFARKVMAGIVGEANVLVQEPTMGAEDFAFMLQAKPGAYCFIANGDGAHREMGHGGGPCTLHNPSYDFNDDLIPLGATYWVKLAEEWLAQPTAA; encoded by the coding sequence ATGAACGTTATTGATTCCATCGTCACGCAGGCGGCCAGTATTGCCGCCGTGCGCCGGGACATTCACGCGCATCCCGAGCTGTGCTTCGAAGAGGTGCGCACCGCCGATGTGGTGGCGCAAAAGCTCACCGAATGGGGCATTCCCATCCACCGGGGCCTGGGCACCACGGGCGTGGTCGGCATCGTCAAGGGCCGCGACGGCGGCGCCAGCGGACGGGCCATCGGCCTGCGCGCCGACATGGACGCCCTGCCCATGCAGGAGTTCAACACCTTTGCCCACGCCAGCAAGCACCAGGGCAAGATGCACGCCTGCGGCCATGACGGCCATGTGGCCATGCTGCTGGCCGCGGCGCAGCATTTCGCCAGGCACCGCAATTTCGACGGCACCGTGTACCTGATCTTCCAGCCGGCCGAAGAGGGCGGCGGCGGTGCGCGCGAGATGATCACCGACGGCCTGTTCGAGCAGTTCCCCATGCAGGCCGTGTACGGCATGCACAACTGGCCTGGCATGCCCGTGGGCCAGTTCGCGGTGAGCCCCGGCCCGGTGATGGCGTCCAGCAATGAGTTCAAGATCACCATCCGCGGCAAGGGCAGCCATGCGGCGCTGCCGCACAACGGCATCGACCCGGTGCCGATCGCCTGTCAGATGGTGCAGGCCTTCCAGACCATCATCAGCCGCAACAAGAAGCCCGTGGACGCGGGCGTGATCTCGGTGACGATGGTGCACGCGGGCGAGGCCACCAACGTGGTGCCCGACAGCTGCGAGCTGCAGGGCACGGTGCGCACGTTCTCCATCGAGGTGCTGGACCTGATCGAAAAGCGCATGAAGCAGGTCGCCGAGCACACCTGCGCCGCGCACGACGCCACCTGCGAATTCCACTTCCACCGCAACTACCCGCCCACCGTGAACTCGCCGGCCGAGGCCGACTTTGCGCGCAAGGTGATGGCCGGCATCGTGGGCGAGGCCAATGTGCTGGTGCAGGAGCCCACCATGGGCGCGGAAGACTTCGCCTTCATGCTGCAGGCCAAGCCCGGTGCCTACTGCTTCATCGCCAATGGCGACGGCGCGCACCGCGAGATGGGCCATGGCGGCGGGCCCTGCACGCTGCACAACCCGAGTTACGACTTCAACGACGACCTGATCCCGCTGGGCGCCACCTACTGGGTCAAGCTGGCCGAGGAGTGGCTGGCGCAGCCAACGGCGGCCTGA